agtaagggagagaatgagagaaagaaagactaATTGAGCAAGGGAAGGAAGAATTAGAATAGTTTTCTGGAGGACAAACTACTCAGACTAACACAATCAGGATTTTACCATGTGCTAAAATGCAACTGATGTGAAAGTGACAGTGATTGGAAATTAACTTGGGTTTAGGAAGTAATGACAATGACAGTGTAAGAAGCTATATGAGTCCTTACCAACTGGTCCCTCTTGAACACCTGCCTCCTTCTCTCAACTATTTCTTCATGTGTCAGAGTGAAGGGGCCAAGGACCTGGAGGGCATGCCAGTGAGActtggtgagtgtgaaggaaAATGACACAGGCTGTATCTTCTCATGTAAAGTTTGAAAACACCATGATCTGGAAGCCAGTAAGAGGAATGGCTTTCCTCTGGAGTCTTTTTTCATCATTCTTGCTCTAAAGCCAGATTTTTGTAAAGCTGTTGTATGAAGtaatatacaaataaaaatgagcTTAACTGAATCTTCTTCCGTAGTATGTGTTGACACAGCTAGCCACTAAGGGTTGGGGACTCAAGTAGGTCAAATTCAAATTAGGTTAAGTAAGTAAAATCAAATTCATAtgttattaaaaaatattttaaaaggttAGTCAAAACGTCATATTCATAATATTCTCATTTTCCCTTAAATGTACCCATGTAATCTAAGGCAAGCGTTGTTtgtctttttattttataaaagaCCAGTAAGTCATTTGATGTTGACAAAACAGTGTGTGACAAATAGCTGTATGCAACTGCATTATGAAACTGACATTTAAAGCAAGAGCTTTAAAAAGATCAGTGTCTTCAGAATATCTTGTGAATCAGCTGGAAGGGGACAAAGGAATCAACTCAACAGCCATGTCCCCTTGCATTCTCCTCCACAGTGATGTCTAAGATGTCACTGGAATTTGAATTTGTGTCATAGCTGTAGAGCTCTTCCCATACTCTATAAAACAACTGCTGAGCCTAACAAACTATCCATGCAAACTCTTTTctgtagaggggaggagattGAGAGGTGCACCTCAGCCAGGTGGGCTGCCCCTTCATCTCCTATGTGGTTGTTGGCCAGAGAGAGGCACAATAAAGAACGGTTGAGGCGAAgaccctgaaaaaaaaaacaaagaaaagccAAAGCTCGCGAGATGGTAAATAAACTCCTGGATGTAGTTCACTAGAAAGTAAACAAAGTCCTGCATGCTTGCAGGAGAAGATAAACTATTATTTACACTCACAgtccactttattaggtacaccttgctagtaccgggtggacccccttttgccttcagaacttccTTAATTCTTCGTGGCATACtgtagattcaacaaggtactggaaacattcctcagagagtctggcccatattgacatgatagcatcacgcagttgctgcagatttgtcagcagCAAATCCATGATACAAATCTCCCGtttcaccacatcccaaaggtgctctattgaattgagatctggtgactgtggagaccaatcgagtacagtgaactcattgttgtgttcaagaaaccagtctgagattaaTCGCGCTTTATGACAGGGCATGGTATTCTgatggaagtagccatcagaagatgggtacactggtcataaagggatggacatgatcagcaacaatactctgACCATGGTAGATTGTGGTGTTGACACAAGGCTCAATTGATACTAATCATGGAAAATATTagtatcccccacaccattgtaccaccaccaccaccagcctgaaccattgatacaaggctggatggatccatgctttcatgttgttgacgccaaattctgaccctactatccaaatgtcacagcagaaatcgagattCATCAGACCAggaaacatttttccaatcttctgttgcccaattttggtgagcctgtgcgaattgtagcctgTTTCCCGTTCTTAGCTGACAAGAGTGACACCCAgtatggtcttctgctgctgtagcccctccgcctcaaggttcaacgtgttgttcagagatgctcttctgcgtaTCTCagttgtaacaactggttatttgagttactgttgctgttctatcaagctgttctatcagcttgaaccattttggccattctcctctgacctctagcATCAACAAAACATTTGCGCCCatagaactgccactcactagatatattctcttttttggatcattctctgtaaaccctagaaaCCCTTGtatgtgaaaatcccagtaaataggcagtttctgaaatactcagaccagctcgtctggcatcaacaagaaaTGCCACAttgtcacttaaatcacctttcttccccattctggtgcccagtttgaactgcagcagatcgtcttggccatgtctacatgtcaaaatgcattgagttgctgccatgtgattggctgattcgagacttgcgttaatgagcagttggacaggtgtacctaataaagtgaccgGTGAGTATATTCAAATTTCCGTTTACTTAGTTTTAAAAGAAAACCACACAATACAGAAAAAGCTATAGAGAAAACTGAATAGATTTACAGTAAATGACCATAACATCAAACCTCATTTTACATTGCGCATGTGAAAAATATAGGCCAGCATTTCTAATGTCCTGTAACAATTCACAACTGGGAGACAGACGCAAATGCGAGAGGTAACTCAGTTTATTGAGAGAGACACTCTGGGCCTCTTTGAGGCTAATCGTACCACACAGGAGCGGCGAGGCATGTTCAACACGAGACAACACTGACTTGGCGTAGAACGTACAGTAAGACTCGGAGCCTCGTGTAGGCCAACAGTACTGACCCAGTGACACTACGCAGAACACAACcaataaacaaaaaacacattacaccagcaAGAACACCAAGACTCACACAGGCattgaaaacaaaacaagaagcaAAACTAAATAAAACCAAAAGAGCAAACACACAGGAATACATCTCAACTCGATAGGACATACATCTAACAAACCTGAACCAGACACAACTAACCGAAGTATCCAAGACATATCACCACAGCTAAGGAGAGACACGTATGCAAGACACTGATagaataaaacaacaaacaaaactcaactaacaaacaaaccaaggacAAAAGCGATCAGCTACTTAACCTAATCCTTGGTGGCAGATGTTTAAGAAAGACTGAAACAACAAACGGGTACGACTCAACAACCAAGGACTAAGAACAAACACTAACCCAACTAGACAGAATAAGGTTTACCCACAAAGGAGAAGCAAGACTACAGCACAGATAACAACCAGAATGACTCCCCACCGGGAGATCCAACATCAGGGAATATAACCAaaccagggtatctgcacatttttaaatctcaaattcaatgactcttaagacctttttaatacctctcacaagaaaaaataatactattaccggggatgcaggtgtgtacatcgttgacggggggggggggggggggggtgaacaaaaattgttgacgttgttgaggccgtatactccaacgctaggaatctagcattaggaccctggagcggttattttctgcattagtgCTAGATTTGGCacagttcacatcgcgccagaacaactgaacaacacacactaataataatttaatgcctcccctcataaaattccagacattttaagacatttttaggccttgaatatggaaaactaaatttaagactttttaaggacccgcgggtgcCCTGAACCAAACTTAATCAAAAGACAAACTCAAAACAGCTGAATGACTTCAGTGAGTGAGCTACGACAGAGGGCGGGGCTACCACTACGTGAAGGTGAAACTAAAACACAAGAAACAGAAGGAACAAGTGAGGAAGACGTAACATGTCCTTAAGTAAACCCATGGTAATCCTTTCTAATGTTCTTAAATAAACCCGTGGTAATAATTTCTAATGCCATGGTAGTCATTTCTTAatgttcttaaataaatcaacagTAATCACGACGCTGCATCACAAGCTTTCACCTGTGCAATATGAATGGCCCCTGCATCGCCTATAGAGTTGAAGGCCATGTTGAGTGATAGTAGGGTCTTGTTGGCTGTGTGTGCCGTGGAGAGGGCTGAGCCAATCAGACGTGCTCCCTCCTCTTCTATACGATTGTTGCGCAATGATAGGTGAGATATCCTGGCAGTAGCAGAGAGCAGTACTTGTATGCTTCAAAAGCAGAAAAGAATGATGTGTATGGCTCAAAAGCAGAGCAGGCtaaatgaataatgaataatcCCTTGTTCCTTTCTATGGAATCATGTGATCACTTAACATGTGAGTTTATTGTTTATGGCAGACAGCAAATGCGAGAAACACTTACGTGCTGTCCTCTCCAAGTAAGATATGGTAGCCCAGTCCTGGAACTAGGTTTCCATCCAAAATGACCGTCCTGCCATAGACAAAATGAGGgcaaaaaagtttttttgtattgcatgttaatgcaaaaacattaaTAATGTAGTGAAGGACATTTGGTCCTTAGGTTTTCCTACTCAATTAATAtgttcaggggtgggtttcccgaaatgttcgtagcgctaagtacttcttaaccttgtACGTTttatacgaggttacgaagtacttagcgctacgaacgtttcgggaaacccaccccagaactACAGGGCGAGTGAAAAAGGCTGTTTTAATTACTGTATATGCATAATCGATGTACTGCTTAAAGACTTCAGTCCTGCCCTGCTTCAGTCACCTGAGGTTTGAGCACATAGTGATGGTGTTCTTCAGGGAGGTCAGCGTATGATCAGTCAGTCCAGCACGCCACATCCTGTGAAACACATCAGAACATCCATAACATTTACTATAACAGTGATAATAGCATGACTGGTAAAGTGTTCTCGTCTCATGCCAATATTGCATCACTCACTCTAGGCTGTGGAGATTACTGAGGGATGGTAAGGTCTTACGCAACACTCGAGCCATGACATCATCCACCCGCCACCCTAGAAAAGAACGCAAATCACATCCATTGATCTTCATTTGAAGATTGTGAATTACAGTAGGACCCGGGAACCCGACGTTAATTTGTTCTgggcaacatggtggcttggttgttagcatgtttgcctctcagcactggggtcttgggttcaagcccctatctgagtggagtttccatgttctccccgtgtctgcgtgggtttcctccgggtctctggtttcctcccacagtccaaaaacatggaggttaggtaaattggcagtacCTGACAAATtcaccctgagtgtgtgtctgtgtctctatggtcaataaaaagtagtgtctgagtgtgtgtgtgtgtttgcttgtatgcccagtggtgaatggtgctctgtcactagggtctgtcctctctccccttcatgcaccccattcagtcccccagggggctgtggcttcagGTAGAGAGGTTTCTGGTTTCCtcacacagtccaaaaacatggaggttaggtaaactggcagtccctgacaaattctcactgtgtgtggtaaaataaaaagcagttgtctgagtgtctgtgcatgaatgtgtgtgtgcttgtatgtccagtggtggaggGTGCTCTGTccctagggtctgtcctctctccccttcctctctgctatataagttgaacattcattccgGAAGGAGCATCGAGAAGCAATGCAATCAAGTCCCGAATCAATTTTCCtcataagaaataactgaaaatagaTTAATCTGTTAATTaagttgaattccaatgctaagtccgTCAAACGAATGCCTTTTTCATAGTTCTCTATTATCGCCTTTTTCAAATTTATTCTTACCATTTTCTtcttctgcttttctgctatTGGGACCcatgttttttgtctaaaacagtacaaaaaacacaaaaaacaacaaaaatacagctAAAGCTTGGAACACAGCCTCAAACTGGTTTAAAACCCATCGAACAACAATGCCAGCTAACGCCAATTAGCAGCATGTGACCAAAGCatgaactgtattttgtttacaaaagtcacaTGAGTCGGGTCCGATTCCGAAGTTTTTATTCTCAAAATTTTGCATCGAACTCCAAATTTGTCGAGTACTTTGGCGGtcgagttccggggttctactgtaccATGCTGAAATTGCCATATTGACATGGTCTGCACTGTTTCAATTTGCTACCCACTGAGTTCAGGATAAGGATCTGATTTACAAGAGACATTTATCATACATGGTATAATCTTAGTAACCGACAACTGTACACCAATAACACATAATGTAAAAGGGTTATTTTAAGgggaaaaacatttattaaatttatttaaatattttaaattataagatttttttatattagctgtgtgtttgtatgttcaGATGAGTTATGTTGGCATTACAATTTGACAGCATGCAGCATCTATTGCTTTTAGATGGTTAAATGTGCACAGTAGTGGTCTGATGCTTTGTTACCATATCGCTCATAGTGACAAAAATAGGCCTCAAAAAGTGCTAGGCCTCAAGACTGTGTATGCTGTAAGTGTAAGTGTATAGCAACTGTCTTACCAGGCACACTGACTTTCTTTACACTCCGGGAGTCTCCATTCTCCTTCTCTATCTGAAGGTATGGTTCTGGGCCCCATGTTGTTACAGGACTTCCAGAGGTGATCTGAGTTGGACTACTCTCTAAACAGATAAGTGGActgttattttaatatattaacATGTGTTaatacactggcttccgattaaatatagAATTGAATAAAAATATCTTCTGATGACCTATAaggtgttaaatggtcttgctccacgatatctgagtgaactccttgcatactacaacccatctcgccctttgcattcccaaaatgctggagttccaaaaa
This Brachyhypopomus gauderio isolate BG-103 chromosome 6, BGAUD_0.2, whole genome shotgun sequence DNA region includes the following protein-coding sequences:
- the lrrc71 gene encoding leucine-rich repeat-containing protein 71 isoform X6; protein product: MKKRCEKVSKEKGNSGFEDEISKTAGMNLQDQGAAQTIDDYRCSGSLELDFPELCALAGVRNIPNVRLRQPTATSPSTDRAMESSPTQITSGSPVTTWGPEPYLQIEKENGDSRSVKKVSVPGWRVDDVMARVLRKTLPSLSNLHSLEMWRAGLTDHTLTSLKNTITMCSNLRTVILDGNLVPGLGYHILLGEDSTIQVLLSATARISHLSLRNNRIEEEGARLIGSALSTAHTANKTLLSLNMAFNSIGDAGAIHIAQGLRLNRSLLCLSLANNHIGDEGAAHLAEVLGPFTLTHEEIVERRRQVFKRDQLTSPEVGADCKGDCPLSIPSSSSIECNISKDSKTPSKKKDAVKKDERSATGQTGLTVAKKEEHKMAKKGSDTKVARGRGGKSGGKDKGPSETEQEEKSSSVQKSEELVDTLSPLLDPGVWHVNGKVIHPGNAVLISLNLSEEQLPSRL
- the lrrc71 gene encoding leucine-rich repeat-containing protein 71 isoform X8; this translates as MKKRCEKVSKEKGNSGFEDEISKTAGMNLQDQGAAQTIDDYRCSGSLELDFPELCALAGVRNIPNVRLRQPTATSPSTDRAMESSPTQITSGSPVTTWGPEPYLQIEKENGDSRSVKKVSVPGWRVDDVMARVLRKTLPSLSNLHSLEMWRAGLTDHTLTSLKNTITMCSNLRTVILDGNLVPGLGYHILLGEDSTIQVLLSATARISHLSLRNNRIEEEGARLIGSALSTAHTANKTLLSLNMAFNSIGDAGAIHIAQGLRLNRSLLCLSLANNHIGDEGAAHLAEVLGPFTLTHEEIVERRRQVFKRDQLTSPEVGADCKGDCPLSIPSSSSIECNISKDSKTPSKKKDAVKKDERSATGQTGLTVAKKEEHKMAKKGSDTKVARGRGGKSGGKDKGPSETEQEEKSSSVQKVIWQINLCLHVWASQKNWWTH
- the lrrc71 gene encoding leucine-rich repeat-containing protein 71 isoform X7, yielding MKKRCEKVSKEKGNSGFEDEISKTAGMNLQDQGAAQTIDDYRCSGSLELDFPELCALAGVRNIPNVRLRQPTATSPSTDRAMESSPTQITSGSPVTTWGPEPYLQIEKENGDSRSVKKVSVPGWRVDDVMARVLRKTLPSLSNLHSLEMWRAGLTDHTLTSLKNTITMCSNLRTVILDGNLVPGLGYHILLGEDSTIQVLLSATARISHLSLRNNRIEEEGARLIGSALSTAHTANKTLLSLNMAFNSIGDAGAIHIAQGLRLNRSLLCLSLANNHIGDEGAAHLAEVLGPFTLTHEEIVERRRQVFKRDQLTSPEVGADCKGDCPLSIPSSSSIECNISKDSKTPSKKKDAVKKDERSATGQTGLTVAKKEEHKMAKKGSDTKVARGRGGKSGGKDKGPSETEQESEELVDTLSPLLDPGVWHVNGKVIHPGNAVLISLNLSEEQLPSRL